A portion of the Falsibacillus albus genome contains these proteins:
- a CDS encoding GNAT family N-acetyltransferase produces the protein MYKDHDLVIRKIEERDLERLWELAYKEDAPEWKRWDAPYFPFKSMTFEQFLEQKSSWVNQDHRWIITVQDVVVGTVTYYFEDDQSRWLEMGITLYQGNEWGKGIGTRALKLWIDHIFQTLPLTRVGLTTWSGNERMIRAAEKLGMQMEARIRKVRYFEGNYYDSIRMGILREEWETLTTAAQI, from the coding sequence ATGTACAAAGATCATGATTTAGTCATTCGAAAAATAGAAGAACGAGACTTAGAACGATTGTGGGAACTAGCCTATAAAGAAGATGCGCCCGAATGGAAAAGGTGGGACGCGCCTTACTTTCCCTTTAAATCCATGACCTTTGAACAATTTTTGGAGCAGAAATCATCCTGGGTGAATCAAGATCACCGATGGATCATTACTGTACAGGACGTAGTCGTCGGGACCGTTACCTACTATTTTGAAGACGATCAATCAAGATGGTTGGAGATGGGCATTACTTTATATCAAGGGAATGAATGGGGAAAAGGCATCGGAACCCGGGCACTGAAGCTTTGGATTGACCATATCTTTCAAACATTGCCGCTCACCAGAGTGGGCTTAACCACATGGTCAGGAAATGAACGCATGATCCGAGCAGCCGAAAAGCTGGGCATGCAAATGGAAGCGCGCATCAGAAAAGTCCGCTACTTCGAAGGCAATTATTATGATTCCATCCGAATGGGCATCTTGAGGGAAGAATGGGAAACGTTGACGACTGCAGCCCAAATTTGA